The DNA window CGCAGGTCGGCTGCCCGCTGCTGCCGCAGGCGCCGCCGCAAGGCGTCCACCTGCATCGTGGCGATCCCTTCCACCACCTGATGAGTGAGCGAGACGCTGAGGGGAACCAGGAGCAAGTGATACCAGTCGAGCGGCCACGTGAAGTAGAGGGTGGCGCCCAGGCCGGTGAGGTCCCAGAGGAGCTTGCCGGCGCGCGCGGCAGCCAAGCGGCCCGGATGCGCCCGCCAGTGTTCCAGAAGCTGCTGACAGCTTTGTTCCAATTCTCCTTGCTCCTGCCGGGTGAATTGCTGGCAGTGGCGGTCCCATTGCTGCTGCCAGGCCGGGAGCAGTTCGCTGGGGAAGCGCTGGGCCAGGCGTTGCCAGAAGGGGTGGCGTTCGGTGCGGCGGAGGGTTTCGGCATGGAGGCCGTCCCGCCAGGCCAGGGCGGCTTCCCGCAACACGTCCGCCTCCAGCGGGGGAATGACGGCGGTCTCCCACCAGCGGCGGACATAGTCCCGCGCCGCGCGATAGGGGGTGCGCAGCACCCACAGCACGGCACTGAGCCACCGCCCCGCCGCAGGCAGCTCCAATAGCTCCATCCACGCCTGGCGATAGCGATCTACCAGGGCGAAGCGCTCCGCCTCCAGATACTCCACTTCGTAACGCCGCTCGAAGGCCAGCCGTCCCTGGCGGACCAGTTCCTGCCAGCCCTGGTATTCTTCCAGTTCGCTGCGGGCGGCGGTTTCCAGACCGGCGATGAGCACTTCGAGGAAGCTCAAAGCATGCTGCACCTGACGTTGGCGGACCGCTGGGGGATTATCGAGCAAAGCCAGGACCTGATTGAGCAGGGGAATGCGCAGGTCTGCACCGGCACCGGCGGGATCGCGCCGCTGGTCCGCGGTGAGAAGCGGCAAGGCCAGCACCGGCACTTGGGGCAAGGTGCCGTCGGCCCGCCGGGGGAGCCGGCCCAGGACTTCCTGCCGGAAATGCTCGATGAGCCGCTCCGCCTGCTCCGGCGCCACCTTGTTGAGCACGACGACGACCGGCTTGCCCGCCCGCACCAACAGATGCAAAAACTGCGTCGGCACCAGATCGTTGTAGCGCTCATCGGAAGCGACGTAGACGAGCAAGTCGGCCAAGGCGGCGACTTCGAGCAAGCGGCGGAGGTAGCCCTGGGCCGCCCAGGTGGTCATGTCCGGGCAGTCCCAGAGGACGCAGTCGCGCAGCGGTTCCTCCGCCTGCGGGGGAAGATGGCGGACCTGGTAGATGTCCTCGTCGGCATCGGCGGGGCGCGGCGTGGAGACTGCTTGCAAGCCGTCCAGGAATCCCGGCGTCGCCGGCCACACTGCGGAGAGGCTTTCCGCCAAGACGAAAGCGGTCGGATGCCGGGTGAAGCCCGCTTGGGGGTTGGACTGAGCCAGGGGGCGGCCCAGGAGGAAGTTGACCACCGTGCTTTTGCCCGTTCCGGCGCCGCCAACCACGGCCAGATGCAAGGGCGGTGCGCTGGCTCCCTCCGCAAAAGGAGCGATCACGTTGCGCACCAGAGCGGAGGCCAAGGCTAGCTCCCCGGCGGCGGAACTGCCGGCTTCCGCTTGCTGCCGCAGGTGCTCTTCCAGCCAGTCCAGAGACTCGGCCAACTCCGTGACCGTCTGCCGTAGTGAGGCTAAGGACAATGCCATATTTGTTCCTTGTTGCAGGTCGTCGCCGCGGTTCCTGTTCTCCCAGGTTGAGGACGCCACGCTGTGGGGAGGCTCCTGCCTTCCTGTTGAGGAAGCCGCCAAGCTGAGGAGGACCTTCCTTCTCTCTATTGATGATTACGTTTAGATTAGGGAGTATGCCCTTTATCAGATTATCATGAGGCGGGGAGAAGGGTGACTCCTGTTTTGCGGGCAGGGAAACGGTCGTGCTCGGAGCGTCTGTCCCTTCTTGCCGGTGTATTTGGGATTTTGCGTCAGGAACGGAAGGCGCGCGGCCCGGAGGGAAAGGGCCGGTGCCAGCCCACGGCTTCCAGCGGGACGCAGGGTGTCTGGCCGCTCCAGACTTCGGCGATTAGCCGGGCAGTACCGGGGGAAAGCTGGACGCCGGCGCGAAAATGGCCCGCGGCCATCCAGACATTCTCCCAGCCGGGCAACGGGCCAATGATGGGCCAGCCATCCCGCGAACCGGGGCGCAGGCCGCTCCAGCATTTCACCAGTTCGGCTTGGTGCAAAGGGGGCAGCAGGCGGGTGGCAAAATCGAGCAATTCCGCCACGGCCCCGGCGGTGTTCGCTTTGGTGAAGCCAGCTTCCGGCTCCTCGGTGGACCCGACCAGATAGTGGCCATCCCCGCGCGGGACGATGTACCGCTTGCCCACTATGAGGATGCGGTGGCTCAGAGGCGGGGCGAAGCGCACCAGGACGATCTGGCCCCGCACCGGATGGATACCCGCGCCGACGCTGCCGAGGTGCTTCAGGACGCCGTCCGTCCAGGCGCCCGCGGCCAGCAAGATGCGCTCAACAGCCTGCACACTTCCATCCGCCAAAAGCACGCCCTGCGCCCGCGGCGGCGAACCGGCAAGCCCCACGACTTCCTCCTGCGGATGCAACTCCACCTGCCGGCGTTCGCAGGCAGCGATCAAGCCGCGCATCAGCCACGGATTGCGCACCTGGGCCATACCCGGCAGATACCACGCCGTCATACCTTCCGGCGGAATCACTCCTGCTTCCCGCCGCCGGCATTCCTCCGCTTCCCAGCGCTCGAAGGCGATGCCTTCCGCTGACCACAGGGCCGTCACTTCCGCCGCTTCTTCCGCTTCCAGGAACTCGATCCCGCCGCAGCGGCGATAGCCAATGTCGATCCCTGTCAGCTCCCGCAGTTCTTCGGCCAAGGAGGGGAATCGGGCTGCCCCGATCGCCCGCAGCCGTTCCCACGGCAGGGCCGCCTTGTCAACCTGACCTGGTGGAATGATTCCCGCTCCCGCCCAGGATGCTTCCTGGCCCAGTGCCCCGCGATCCCACACTCCGACTCGCCAGCCACGACAGGCCAGTTCATAAGCGCAGCTCAGGCCGATCACCCCGCCGCCCACCACCGCAATGTCCACACTTCCCCTCATACCGGCATTCTACGAGCCGCCATCCGAACAGGAGCAGCAGGCAGCCGCGAGCCTTCGCCCTGTCTGCTCCCATTTCCTCGTCATCCTTTGGCTATTCACCCTCGTCAACCCGCCGCCTGCGCAGGGGAGCGGGAGCCGAAATGGAAGCGTGACTCCGGGTAAACCCTCACCGGCGGCTGTGTGGTTTTCCCCCATGCGAAGCAGTCAGAAGGGAATGCAGCACGATGAAGGGATTGGAGCACGGGAAAAAGTCATCGCTGACGCAGGAAGGAACGGCAGGCGGTTCATGCGCCGTACTTGCCGAGGCGGCGGGCGTGAGCCATCGCCAGGAGCATCAGATACTGAGCGGGAAATTGTCCCAACCCGCCGCGCAGACAGTCTCGTTCCCCGAACTTGGTCGCTTCATCCGGGCGGCAGGTGTCGGCTAGAAGCAGGGTGGGCACCGGATGCCAGGAATGGCTCCGCAGCTTACTGGGTGTGGAGTGGTCGCCGGTGACAATGAGAACATCGGGCCGCAAGGCGCGGATCTGCGGGATGGCAGCATCGAGTTGCTCGATCATCTGGACCTTGGCGGCGAAGTTGCCGTCTTCCCCCGTCGAATCCGTGTATTTGTAGTGGAGGAAGAAGAAGTCATACTCTTTCCAGACACGGCCGAGGGTGGCGATCTGCTCCTGGAGGGATGCCCCGGCGTCGAGCACGTCCATGCCGACGAGTCGGGCCAGGCCTTTGTACATCGGATAAACAGCCAGAGCGGCGGCTTTGAGGCCGTACACCTCGGTAAAGGCGGGAATGGCAGGCCGGCGGGCTGCCCCTCGGAGGGTGACCCCATTGAGGGGAGCGCAATCCGCGAGCACTTGCCGAGCGGCGGCGGTGAACTGATTGATCAGCTCCGCAGTCTTCTGCGAGGCCGGGTCTGCACCTTGGGCCGTCAAGGGTGCCACGCCGACGGCCTGCGGGTCGGTGTCGTTGACCTGGTCCCCCAGTCCCGTCCCCCGCAACACTAGCACGAAGCGATGCTCCCGCACCGGCTCAACGAACAGCTCCACTCCCGGCAGTTGAATGCGCCGCAGACGTTCGACCGCCGCCAGGTTCTGCTCTTGCGAAGGCCGGCCGGCCCGCCGATCGGTGATCCGTCCCTGGCCATCCAGGGTGCAGAAGTTCCCCCGGATCGCCACATCCTCCGGACCGATCGGGAAGTTGATCCCTAAGGCTTCCAGAATGCCGCGACCAATGCGATACTGGAGCGGATCGTAGCCGAAGAGGGCCAAATGGCCTGGACCGCTGCCCGGCGCAATCCCCGGCAGCACGGGAATGGACAGGCCGCAAACTCCCTCCTGGACGCAGGCATCCAGATTCGGCGTGCGGGCGCTTTCCAGCTCGGTCAAGCCGCCCGGTTCCAGGGGAAGTCCCCCCAGTCCGTCGGCGACGAGAAGAACGATTTTACTGTCTGCCGGTTCCCGTAACTCACGGATCAAATCCTGGGTGGTCATAAGGCCAAGTTTACAGCGGTTCGCTTGCAGCGTACAGTGATGGTAAGCCCGATCCTCAGATAGGGGGGGACGCCGTCATGCAATTGCCGGATGAATCGGTGGAATACGATTATCGCCGCCTGCTATTGCCGGTGGCGGACGCCTGGACGCCGCTCGCGGAATTGCAAGCCCGTCATTTCCTGGACCCGGCCCAGTTGGAACAGATCAAAAAGGATGTGCTGGCTGTGCGAGGCCGAGTGGCTGCCGAGCGGGATTTGCAAACGGTGCCTCCCAGGGACCAACCCCTCCAGGCCGGGTTCATCGACCTGCCCCAGAAGCTGCTCGATGCCTACCGTCGCCGCCAGGATGCCAGCGAGTTAGGGAAACTCCTGCGGATCGCCCAGCGCTTGCGGGAGGAAGCCGGCCGCGTCGTGGTCCTCGGCATCGGCGGCAGCTACCTGGGGGCCAAGGCCCTCATCGACGCCCTCTGCCACAGCTACCACAATGAAATGCCGGCCCAGTTGCGCCTCAACCGCCCCCGCATCTACTTTGAAGGAAATAACGTCGATAACGACACGCTGCACGAACTCATCGAACTGCTGGACAATACCCTGGTCGATCCGGACATCCCGGAGGAACGCTGGGCTTTGATTGTCATCAGCAAGTCCGGCGGTACTCTGGAAACTGCCGCCGCATTCCGCGTCCTTTGGCGGGAGTTGGCCCGCTGCTATGGCGCCAAGTCCGAATTGCTCCGCCGCCTGGTCGTGCCCGTGACCGGACCCAAGGGGAAACTGCGCGAATGGTTCCAGGCCGAAGGGTATGGCGAAGAGGAAATCCTGACCATCCCCGACGACATCGGCGGGCGCTACAGCATCTTCACTCCGGTGGGACTGTTACCCGCCGCCGTGGTCGGTCTGGATGTGCGGGCGTTGCTCCAGGGCGCCGCCGCCATGACCAAGCGCTTCCTTGAAGAGTCCTTCGAGCGCAACCCCGTGCTGCAATTCGCCGCCGTCAATTACCTCATGACCGAACAGTTGGGCAAGCCGATCCGCGTCCTGGCCGTTTGGTCCCGCAAGCTCGAAGCCATCGGTTGGTGGTACGATCAGTTACTCGCCGAATCCCTGGGCAAGCAAGGCCGCGGGGCGACTCCCCTCACCGTGGTCAACACCCGCGATCTCCACAGCCGCGGGCAGCAGCATCAGGAAGGCAGCCGCGACAAGCTCATCAACAACCTCGTGGTGAAAACGCCGCGCCATCCGCCGGTCATTCTCGGCATGGCCGAACACAACGAGGACGATCTCAACCAATTCAGCCGCAAAGGCTATCCCGATCTACTCGAAGCCGCCTACGCCGGGACCATGCAAGCCTATTGGGAAGCCGCCCGACCCACCGCCGACATCCTCCTGCCCACCCTCAACGAATACACCCTCGGCCAGGTGTTCCAAATGCTGATGCTCGCCACCGTCGTGGAAGGCCGCCTCATGAAGATCAACCCCTACGGCCAGCCCGGCGTCGAAGCCTACAAGGCCAACATGATGCGCCTCCTCAAGGCGACCCCCAATCTCCCCAAGGGAGACACGGCGGGTACTCCCTGACACGCCCACAGGTGGCCCTCCCGAAAACTCTCCGGTAGGAGGTACCTTTCCAAAAAAACCGTTGGAAACTGCCGTCGCAATCGCCGGGCCAATCGCCCTAACCTTCAACGGTCCGAAACCGCTCCCCTATGGCTCCCATCTATGGCTCCCATCCGGGGTAGTCCGAAGCGCGTCCTTCGGGAAAAAAGTAGTCCGAAGCGCGTCTTCCGGGAAAATGACGCTCCCAAGGGCCGGTCAGGAAACGGAGCTGTCACTTCGAGTGGTTGGGACAGGTCGATTCACCGCGACGAGGAAGCGGGGGTGGAGGCTTCCTCGCCGAGCAGGCGGAGTTGGCTTTCCGCGCTGGTGAGCCGTTCCAGTACCGTCTGCAAGGGCAACCCCCTCTCCGCGGCTTCTTCCAGAGTCAGTTGCTGGCGAAGCTGGGCCAGTTCCCCCCGGCTGCGATCCCGGATGTCCCGCAAGCGTTTCGCTTCCGGAGACTGGGGGGAAATCAGTCGGGCAGCCTCATGGAGCGTGGGAGCCAAACCCTCGCGGATGACCAGAACGAGCAGCTCGCTCAGTTGATTCAAGCGGGAGGTGTCTTGTTCCTGAGCCGCCCGGTGCAGAGCCTGGCCCAGCGTGCGCGCCGTACGCTGGCATTCCTCGGCCCGATCCAGAGGATGGCGGGACGCCGCCAGGTCCAGACCGTGATCCACGAGCATCCCAGCCAGCACCCGGTGATGCTGGAACAGGCGGGCACGATCCGCCGCGGGCAACACACGCCCAGGGGCCTGAGCGCCGACCCACGCGCTCAGCACCAGCATCACCCCTGTGGTCACCCCCCAGCGTTTCGCCTTCATTGTGGCACCTCACCTCACCCGTGCTCTGTCGCCCTCCCTTGCCAGTTCCTCCGAAGCTTGACCTCACCGGGCTTCCTCACCGGATTCCTGGACCGTCCACCTTTGCGCCGGTTTCCTTCCATCGATTCGATCTTCTGTTCCGTCACTTTGGGCCTACGTGCCACTGGGCTTACGTGCCGCTGAGGCGCTTGATTTTGTGTTCGCCTTCGCGGGCGGTCTGGGCCAGTTGCCGCAGGACCAGTTGGGCGTGTGGAGGGACCGTATCGAGCAAGTTCTCCGTGGCCTGGGCCGTGGCGGCGAGTCGTCCCGCCATTTCTAATAACTGCTGCCGTTCCCGTTCCGTTTGCATCTGGGCAGCCCATTCCTCAGCTTGCTGAATCAGCCCGCGTTCCACCACTTTGTCGTACCAGCGGACGAGTTCCCGCAGCTCTTCAGGGCTAGCGATGCGGGCCAAGGCCTGGGTTTCCTGGGCCACGGTGTCCGCCAGGGCGCTGAGGGCTTGCAGGCGCTGACCGGCGGTACTCGCGCGGGCCAAGGCGACATCATGCGCCACCAGTTGCTCCAAGAAAGGATACGAGACGCCGGAATGCGCCGCCTCCGGCTGCGGCCCAGACCCAGACCCGCCGGCATAGATCCCAACCACTACGGCTGCCGCGGCCAGAGCGCCCGCCGTGATGAGCCAGGCTCGCAGCCTCCACTGCCGCCCTGGGAACCGGCTCGGCATCGGTGGGGAATAGCGTAGGGAGGAGGGAACGGTCCCGGACGCTGGCCGCAATTGCGCGAGCAAGCGTGCCTTGCCGCCGCTGCTGGGGGGAACCCGCAGTTGACCCAAAGCGCTTTCCAATTCCGCGGCCTGCTCCGCCCAGACCCGGCAATCCGCGCACTGCTCCGCATGCTGACGCAGGCGGCTGGGAACAAAGCGCGGGTCCGGCAGTGCCAGCACCGCCCGGCGGAACTGCCGGCAGGTCCATTCTCGCGGGCCGGAAGAATCGCTCATGATGGGGTCTCCCTTGCGTCCTGGCTGTTCGCTGTTCCCTTGTTTTTCCAGGCTCTTTCAGGCCGAAGCGCTTCCTTTCAAGCGGTTTCCGGTCCGTCGCGGGTCTTGGGGGGGAGTAATTCCGGGGCCAGTTGCTGGAGGAGTAATTGTCGGGCCTTGAATACCCGCCAGCGGGCTGTCTCCTCCGTGGTCCGCAAAA is part of the Thermogemmata fonticola genome and encodes:
- a CDS encoding glucose-6-phosphate isomerase; the encoded protein is MQLPDESVEYDYRRLLLPVADAWTPLAELQARHFLDPAQLEQIKKDVLAVRGRVAAERDLQTVPPRDQPLQAGFIDLPQKLLDAYRRRQDASELGKLLRIAQRLREEAGRVVVLGIGGSYLGAKALIDALCHSYHNEMPAQLRLNRPRIYFEGNNVDNDTLHELIELLDNTLVDPDIPEERWALIVISKSGGTLETAAAFRVLWRELARCYGAKSELLRRLVVPVTGPKGKLREWFQAEGYGEEEILTIPDDIGGRYSIFTPVGLLPAAVVGLDVRALLQGAAAMTKRFLEESFERNPVLQFAAVNYLMTEQLGKPIRVLAVWSRKLEAIGWWYDQLLAESLGKQGRGATPLTVVNTRDLHSRGQQHQEGSRDKLINNLVVKTPRHPPVILGMAEHNEDDLNQFSRKGYPDLLEAAYAGTMQAYWEAARPTADILLPTLNEYTLGQVFQMLMLATVVEGRLMKINPYGQPGVEAYKANMMRLLKATPNLPKGDTAGTP
- a CDS encoding 2,3-bisphosphoglycerate-independent phosphoglycerate mutase, whose translation is MTTQDLIRELREPADSKIVLLVADGLGGLPLEPGGLTELESARTPNLDACVQEGVCGLSIPVLPGIAPGSGPGHLALFGYDPLQYRIGRGILEALGINFPIGPEDVAIRGNFCTLDGQGRITDRRAGRPSQEQNLAAVERLRRIQLPGVELFVEPVREHRFVLVLRGTGLGDQVNDTDPQAVGVAPLTAQGADPASQKTAELINQFTAAARQVLADCAPLNGVTLRGAARRPAIPAFTEVYGLKAAALAVYPMYKGLARLVGMDVLDAGASLQEQIATLGRVWKEYDFFFLHYKYTDSTGEDGNFAAKVQMIEQLDAAIPQIRALRPDVLIVTGDHSTPSKLRSHSWHPVPTLLLADTCRPDEATKFGERDCLRGGLGQFPAQYLMLLAMAHARRLGKYGA
- a CDS encoding GTPase, with the protein product MALSLASLRQTVTELAESLDWLEEHLRQQAEAGSSAAGELALASALVRNVIAPFAEGASAPPLHLAVVGGAGTGKSTVVNFLLGRPLAQSNPQAGFTRHPTAFVLAESLSAVWPATPGFLDGLQAVSTPRPADADEDIYQVRHLPPQAEEPLRDCVLWDCPDMTTWAAQGYLRRLLEVAALADLLVYVASDERYNDLVPTQFLHLLVRAGKPVVVVLNKVAPEQAERLIEHFRQEVLGRLPRRADGTLPQVPVLALPLLTADQRRDPAGAGADLRIPLLNQVLALLDNPPAVRQRQVQHALSFLEVLIAGLETAARSELEEYQGWQELVRQGRLAFERRYEVEYLEAERFALVDRYRQAWMELLELPAAGRWLSAVLWVLRTPYRAARDYVRRWWETAVIPPLEADVLREAALAWRDGLHAETLRRTERHPFWQRLAQRFPSELLPAWQQQWDRHCQQFTRQEQGELEQSCQQLLEHWRAHPGRLAAARAGKLLWDLTGLGATLYFTWPLDWYHLLLVPLSVSLTHQVVEGIATMQVDALRRRLRQQRAADLRQALTGPLENWLQHWPAQGNTSLARLHQVLTQAPQALQRLRSAVAERISHTAAAPPPAPAAPNAQPGSLPPLVPSRAENP
- a CDS encoding NAD(P)/FAD-dependent oxidoreductase, coding for MRGSVDIAVVGGGVIGLSCAYELACRGWRVGVWDRGALGQEASWAGAGIIPPGQVDKAALPWERLRAIGAARFPSLAEELRELTGIDIGYRRCGGIEFLEAEEAAEVTALWSAEGIAFERWEAEECRRREAGVIPPEGMTAWYLPGMAQVRNPWLMRGLIAACERRQVELHPQEEVVGLAGSPPRAQGVLLADGSVQAVERILLAAGAWTDGVLKHLGSVGAGIHPVRGQIVLVRFAPPLSHRILIVGKRYIVPRGDGHYLVGSTEEPEAGFTKANTAGAVAELLDFATRLLPPLHQAELVKCWSGLRPGSRDGWPIIGPLPGWENVWMAAGHFRAGVQLSPGTARLIAEVWSGQTPCVPLEAVGWHRPFPSGPRAFRS